The following proteins come from a genomic window of Edaphobacter sp. 4G125:
- a CDS encoding cupin domain-containing protein, producing MNGTERWTWLLAVICYAPVHPYPAITQQAPKTQEPSPRSIVLSQSLPPLRGNNLQVQIVRVHYRPGESSPPHSHPCPVIGYVLEGSLRMQVKPPNAAHPGAVTIYRKGDSFYEDPNGQHLVSANASQSEPATFLATFICDHPTAVTVPLVHKEQHP from the coding sequence ATGAACGGAACCGAGCGCTGGACGTGGCTATTGGCTGTGATCTGCTACGCTCCAGTACACCCATATCCTGCGATCACCCAACAGGCGCCGAAGACACAAGAACCTTCCCCTCGAAGCATCGTCCTATCGCAATCTCTTCCTCCCCTTCGAGGAAATAATCTTCAGGTACAGATTGTCCGCGTGCACTACCGTCCAGGCGAATCTTCTCCGCCTCATAGCCATCCTTGCCCCGTCATCGGGTATGTTCTCGAAGGTTCCCTCCGGATGCAGGTCAAGCCGCCCAATGCAGCACACCCCGGAGCCGTCACCATCTATCGCAAGGGCGACAGCTTCTACGAAGATCCCAACGGACAGCATCTCGTCTCTGCGAATGCCAGCCAAAGCGAGCCTGCAACCTTCCTCGCCACCTTCATCTGCGACCATCCCACAGCTGTTACCGTACCTTTGGTTCACAAGGAACAACACCCATGA
- the pdxR gene encoding MocR-like pyridoxine biosynthesis transcription factor PdxR: MAKRSGLTEILLGERAENESAYRWLYGALRREILEGRLRPGTRLPATRDLAREHGLSRGTIVTAFEELKSEGYIEGSTGSGTYVSKVLPEELLEVRRERARRSPKEMPKREFAAYGSSVRAFPSLSSRAARAFRGNLPAVDQFPVTTWTQIVNRKLRRVSIGMFTGCEAAGYKPLREAIAAYVSRSRGVMCTAAQVLVLSGVQEALDLTARLFVNPGDKVLMEEPGYVGATRVFDSWGARVLPLRIDEQGAKPPGDRQTAKLAYVTPAHQAPMGVTMSLSRRLELLEWARRAGAMIFEDDYDGEYRYSGRPVPALQGLDRNGVVLFAGSFSKVMFPALRLGYLIVPEDLVERFTAAKSILNRHAPVLEQTVLCEFIDAGHFGRHLRRMREVYSERLGVLLDDGKKLLAGALEISEIEAGLQTMGWLAKGFDGRTIAKAAEARGVEVVPFEAFYRSTQEWKRHGRDGLQMGFAAVGPKELRRGVEELARVLENAIHNGNTLLTDPSR; this comes from the coding sequence ATGGCGAAGCGATCGGGATTGACGGAGATTCTACTGGGCGAGCGCGCGGAGAACGAATCTGCGTATCGGTGGCTGTATGGTGCGCTGCGGAGGGAGATTCTTGAAGGTCGTTTGCGGCCCGGGACGAGGCTTCCGGCGACAAGGGACCTCGCCCGTGAGCATGGGCTTTCGCGTGGAACGATTGTCACGGCATTTGAAGAGCTGAAGTCCGAAGGATACATCGAAGGCAGCACGGGGTCGGGGACATATGTGAGCAAGGTGCTTCCGGAGGAGTTGCTGGAGGTGAGGCGCGAGAGAGCGCGCAGGAGTCCGAAGGAGATGCCGAAGCGGGAATTTGCCGCCTATGGCAGTTCAGTGCGGGCCTTTCCAAGCCTTTCGAGCAGGGCGGCTAGGGCGTTTCGCGGGAATCTTCCCGCAGTCGACCAGTTTCCGGTGACGACATGGACGCAGATCGTAAATCGCAAGCTGAGGCGTGTCTCTATAGGGATGTTTACGGGATGCGAAGCTGCGGGATACAAGCCTCTGCGCGAGGCGATTGCGGCGTATGTCTCGCGCTCGCGCGGGGTGATGTGTACTGCGGCTCAGGTATTGGTGTTGTCGGGAGTACAAGAGGCGCTGGACCTGACGGCGCGATTATTTGTAAATCCCGGCGACAAGGTGCTGATGGAAGAGCCGGGATATGTAGGGGCTACGCGGGTATTTGATTCGTGGGGTGCCAGGGTTTTGCCGCTCCGGATCGATGAACAGGGCGCGAAGCCGCCGGGAGATCGTCAGACAGCAAAGTTGGCTTATGTGACTCCGGCTCATCAGGCTCCTATGGGCGTGACGATGAGTTTGTCACGCAGGCTGGAGTTATTGGAGTGGGCGAGACGAGCGGGCGCCATGATCTTCGAGGATGACTACGACGGCGAATATCGTTATTCCGGAAGACCGGTGCCTGCGTTGCAGGGGCTGGACCGGAATGGCGTGGTGCTGTTTGCGGGGAGCTTCAGTAAGGTGATGTTTCCGGCGCTACGTCTTGGATACCTGATCGTTCCCGAAGATCTCGTGGAGAGGTTTACGGCAGCAAAGTCGATTCTGAACCGTCATGCTCCTGTGCTGGAGCAGACGGTTCTGTGCGAGTTCATCGACGCGGGACACTTTGGAAGGCATCTGCGGAGGATGCGCGAGGTGTACTCGGAGCGCCTGGGAGTTCTGCTGGACGACGGAAAGAAACTGCTGGCCGGTGCTCTGGAGATCTCGGAGATTGAGGCTGGATTACAGACGATGGGATGGTTGGCAAAGGGATTTGATGGGAGAACGATCGCGAAGGCTGCTGAAGCGCGAGGTGTGGAAGTGGTGCCGTTCGAGGCGTTTTATCGCAGTACGCAGGAGTGGAAACGGCACGGCAGGGATGGATTGCAGATGGGCTTCGCGGCCGTGGGGCCGAAGGAGCTACGCCGCGGAGTGGAGGAACTGGCAAGAGTGCTGGAGAACGCGATACACAATGGAAATACCCTGCTTACCGACCCGTCCAGATAG
- a CDS encoding DoxX family protein produces MNPKAPDEAQAIQKTVISTEATRSGEIRFSTEALRGPKLQRLALRYARIALGASFLCAVADRFGLLGKYSGWGNFATFTDYTAKVNAFMPHATIPFLAWSATIAETIFGIALVIYGLLPESVVRASAWPRIVALGSSILLLLFAVAMSVSLDPTKPLDYSVFSASACALLLAIFPAQPITCN; encoded by the coding sequence ATGAATCCCAAAGCGCCCGATGAAGCACAGGCCATCCAGAAAACTGTCATCTCGACCGAAGCAACGCGAAGTGGAGAGATCCGCTTCTCTACCGAAGCTCTACGGGGGCCGAAGCTCCAGAGACTCGCTCTGCGCTATGCCCGCATTGCTCTCGGAGCCTCTTTTCTCTGCGCTGTTGCCGACCGCTTCGGCCTGCTTGGTAAATACAGCGGCTGGGGTAACTTCGCCACCTTTACCGACTACACCGCCAAAGTCAACGCATTCATGCCCCACGCTACAATTCCCTTCCTCGCATGGTCTGCCACCATTGCGGAGACGATCTTCGGCATTGCGCTCGTCATTTATGGCCTACTTCCGGAATCCGTCGTGCGTGCCAGTGCATGGCCTCGTATCGTCGCGCTCGGCTCCTCCATTCTGCTTCTTCTCTTTGCTGTGGCGATGAGCGTATCACTCGATCCCACAAAACCATTGGACTACTCCGTCTTCTCCGCCTCTGCGTGCGCTCTTCTGCTCGCAATCTTTCCCGCTCAACCCATAACCTGCAACTGA
- a CDS encoding carboxymuconolactone decarboxylase family protein yields the protein MQPRFPYAKLSPGAYQAMFAFEKYLGQCGLEEGLLHLIKLRVSQINGCAYCLDMHWKDLRALGENEQRLYSLDAWRECPYYTDRERAALAWAEALTLITQGHASDAVYEEARASFTEKELSDLTFAITTINAWNRLAISGRSTPGTYQPAKIHTATV from the coding sequence ATGCAGCCACGCTTTCCCTATGCCAAACTCTCCCCCGGTGCCTACCAGGCCATGTTCGCTTTCGAAAAGTACCTCGGCCAGTGCGGTCTCGAAGAAGGACTTCTGCACCTGATCAAGCTGCGCGTCTCCCAGATCAACGGCTGCGCCTACTGCCTCGACATGCACTGGAAAGACCTTCGCGCCCTTGGAGAAAACGAGCAGCGCCTCTACTCGCTCGACGCCTGGCGCGAGTGCCCTTACTACACCGACCGCGAGCGCGCCGCTCTCGCCTGGGCCGAAGCCCTCACCCTCATCACCCAGGGACACGCCTCCGACGCAGTCTACGAAGAGGCCCGTGCTTCTTTTACAGAAAAAGAGCTCTCCGACCTGACCTTTGCCATCACGACCATCAACGCCTGGAATCGCCTCGCCATCTCCGGCCGCTCCACTCCAGGAACCTACCAGCCTGCAAAGATCCACACCGCCACCGTCTAA